In Odontesthes bonariensis isolate fOdoBon6 chromosome 9, fOdoBon6.hap1, whole genome shotgun sequence, the following proteins share a genomic window:
- the gmfg gene encoding glia maturation factor gamma, translating into MSSSLVVCEVDESLKEKLRKFRFRKETNNAAILMKIDMAKQLVILEEEYEDISLDDLRNELPERQPRFIVYSYKYVHADGRVSYPLCFIFSSPMGCKPEQQMMYAGSKNQLVQAAELTKVFETRNADDLTEEWLKNQLAFFR; encoded by the exons ATG TCAAGCTCTCTGGTTGTGTGTGAAGTGGATGAAAGTCtgaaagaaaaactgagaaagttCAGATTTCGAAAAGAGACCAACAATGCTGCCATACTAA TGAAGATAGACATGGCGAAACAACTTGTTATCCTCGAAGAGGAATATGAG GACATCTCATTGGATGATCTGAGAAATGAGCTTCCAGAGCGCCAACCCAGAT TCATCGTCTACAGCTACAAATATGTCCATGCTGATGGAAGGGTGTCTTACCCCCTCTGTTTCATATTCTCCAGTCCAATGG GGTGTAAGCCAGAGCAGCAGATGATGTACGCAGGCAGCAAGAATCAACTCGTCCAAGCTGCAGAGCTCACAAAG GTCTTTGAAACAAGAAACGCTGATGACCTGACAGAAGAATGGCTGAAGAACCAGCTGGCGTTCTTTCGCTGA
- the samd4b gene encoding protein Smaug homolog 2: protein MMFRDQVGILTDWFKGWNECEQTVALLSLLKRVSRTQARFLHICLEHWLADCTEIHILEAEANNAAIVSQWHQEPKEKVVSLLLSHLPLLQPRNSEAKCEYMKLLQKVLSHTIESSLFVEESRQLLSYALIHPATTLDDRTSLAMWLNHLEEHLSGGYAPRAPSSPYHPRQGSDEWPNSAEALDPGSAWHDKSSSSNTSPAGQNGHMTFQGGMSSPINSNNTGLVGQMQPSPLKKSMSIIPPGPQACGSEWLSQDDTGGRQNFIPTDHAPLSPQSSVASSGSEQTEDQGSTRNTFQEDGSGMKDVPAWLKSLRLHKYASLFSQMTYEEMMILTEQHLESQNVTKGARHKIALSIQKLRERQSVLKSLEKDILEGGNLRNALQELQQIIITPIKAYSPLSAAQPASDNTTCPSDVTKTGAEKEPGSESFQSHNPTPCDGDSSVTPISDGDIPGQFTRVMGKVCTQLLVSRPDEENISCYLQLIEKCLTHEAFTETHKKRLVSWKQQVFKLLRLFPRKAMLDIPAYRQKGWNYGSNSLPTAGSVSGGVARRGQRQFQMAPRGLPAGRMCLPGGMGGASPRHTLTNPALAGQGRQNLWFANPGGSNSMPSQSRSSVQRTHSLPVHTSPQTMLMFQQQECQVPGADLEINPTLESLCLSMTEHALGDGTDRTSTI, encoded by the exons ATGATGTTCCGAGACCAGGTAGGTATCCTCACAGATTGGTTCAAAGGCTGGAATGAGTGTGAACAGACGGTGGCACTCTTGTCACTCCTGAAGAGAGTGTCCCGCACTCAGGCTCGCTTCCTACACATCTGCCTTGAACACTGGCTGGCAGATTGCACGGAGATCCACATTCTTGAAGCAGAGGCCAACAATGCAG CAATTGTCAGCCAGTGGCATCAGGAGCCAAAAGAGAAAGTGGTTTCCTTGCTGTTGTCCCATTTGCCGCTGCTGCAGCCACGTAATAGCGAGGCCAAATGTGAGTACATGAAGCTGCTACAGAAGGTGTTGAGTCACACTATTGAGAGTAGCCTCTTTGTGGAAGAAAGCAGACAGCTGCTCTCCTACGCTCTCATCCACCCTGCCACCACACTGGATGACCGAACATCGCTGGCCATGTGGCTAAACCACCTGGAGGAGCACCTTTCAGGTGGCTACGCACCTCGGGCACCATCCAGCCCCTACCATCCACGCCAGGGCTCAGATGAATGGCCAAATTCTGCTGAGGCTCTGGACCCTGGCAGTGCGTGGCACGACAAGTCCTCTTCATCCAACACATCGCCAGCTGGCCAAAATGGACATATGACTTTCCAAGGCGGGATGTCCTCACCTATTAACAGCAATAATACAG GTCTGGTTGGGCAGATGCAGCCTAGCCCTCTGAAGAAGTCCATGTCCATTATTCCTCCCGGCCCCCAGGCTTGTGGCTCTGAGTGGTTAAGCCAAGATGACACAGGAGGAAGACAGAACTTCATCCCAACAGACCATGCACCCCTTTCACCCCAGAGCAGTGTAGCTTCTTCAGGCAGTGAGCAAACAGAAGATCAGGGCTCCACTCGCAACACCTTCCAGGAGGATGGCAGTGGCATGAAAG ATGTTCCTGCATGGCTGAAGAGTCTCCGCCTTCATAAATATGCATCACTATTCTCGCAGATGACCTATGAAGAAATGATGattctcacagagcagcatctaGAGTCTCAG AACGTCACTAAAGGAGCGCGGCATAAGATTGCCTTGAGTATCCAGAAGCTGCGAGAGAGGCAGAGCGTACTCAAGTCTTTGGAAAAG GATATTTTGGAAGGGGGAAACCTGCGCAATGCCCTCCAGGAGCTTCAGCAGATTATCATCACACCAATTAAGGCCTACAGTCCTCTCAGTGCAGCCCAGCCTGCCTCAGACAACACCACTTGCCCGTCAGATGTCACAAAAACGGGAGCAGAAAAAGAGCCGGGATCAGAAAGCTTCCAGTCCCACAACCCAACCCCCTGCGATGGAGACTCGTCAGTCACACCCATCTCAGACGGTGACATTCCTGGACAGTTCACTCGTGTAATGGGTAAAG TGTGCACCCAGCTGCTGGTGTCGAGGCCAGATGAGGAAAATATCAGCTGTTACCTTCAACTTATTGAGAAGTGTCTGACACATGAg GCTTTCACTGAAACTCACAAGAAAAGGCTGGTCTCCTGGAAGCAGCAGGTCTTCAAGCTGCTGCGCCTGTTCCCTCGGAAAGCTATGCTGGACATACCTGCGTACCGACAGAAAGG CTGGAACTATGGGTCAAACTCCCTCCCCACAGCAGGCTCTGTGAGTGGAGGTGTTGCGCGGCGAGGCCAAAGGCAGTTCCAAATGGCCCCTCGTGGACTCCCAGCTGGGCGCATGTGTCTCCCTGGAGGGATGGGGGGAGCATCTCCACGCCACACACTCACTAATCCTGCACTTGCAGGCCAGGGTAGACAA AACCTGTGGTTTGCCAACCCTGGGGGCAGTAACAGCATGCCAAGTCAGAGTCGCAGTTCAGTGCAGCGGACGCACTCGCTCCCAGTCCACACATCCCCACAGACTATGCTCATGTTCCAGCAGCAAG AATGCCAAGTTCCAGGTGCTGATCTGGAGATCAACCCAACGCTGGAGTCACTGTGCCTCAGTATGACGGAGCATGCCTTAGGGG ATGGAACAGACCGGACATCGACAATATga
- the socs9 gene encoding suppressor of cytokine signaling 9, giving the protein MENLLKDNCSYKSSLGYFLEWNSHIMSLPKESGNRGKERERGARPKVRQSRSEERRDAVGSRKGGKGKKKNLSSHEKAAERPVSDGFEYSELLSELDAGNQSSSSPQRDSWKWQGLDAATSLLGQEEFTARPGSVGSATELPALSEADGRGSSSSRTLRQKIQDAMGQCFPIKTHSAAAPAQAFSSSAPCTSSRRKIHLSELMLDDCPFPVGSELAQKWYLIKQHTAPITQPPLLDSPVVCSAPTSTMAAVVEDVDDRLRERRRISIEQGVEPPPNAEIHTFEVTAQINPLYKHGPKLAHGMNELTGTERASAHQQQQLLLQRQEQHQLLLQSCLDTLDEVVASASASVHSSDTASEPLVDPEVTATDLTSGAILPPTEHKKIPDGYRIHTQIDYIHCLVPDLLRITNLPCYWGVMDRYEAETLLEGKPEGTFLLRDSAQEEYLFSVSFRRYGRSLHARIEQWNHNFSFDVHDPSVFHAPTVTGLLEHYKDPNSCMFFEPLLSNPIHRTQPFSLQRICRAVISSCNTYDGINMLPIPNSLKKHLKEYHYKQRVRVRRMDTWWE; this is encoded by the coding sequence ATGGAAAATTTGCTCAAAGATAACTGCAGTTACAAGTCTTCCCTTGGCTACTTCCTGGAGTGGAACAGCCACATAATGTCATTACCAAAGGAGTCAGGAAACAGAGGGAAGGAACGAGAGAGGGGAGCCCGTCCAAAGGTGAGACAAAGCCGGTCAGAGGAGAGACGAGATGCAGTTGGTAGTCGGAAAGGTggaaaggggaagaaaaaaaacctttcttcCCATGAAAAAGCAGCTGAGCGGCCTGTGAGTGATGGGTTTGAGTACAGCGAACTATTGAGTGAACTGGACGCTGGGAACCAAAGTTCCTCCTCTCCTCAGAGGGACAGTTGGAAATGGCAGGGCTTGGACGCAGCAACATCATTACTTGGGCAAGAAGAGTTTACAGCCAGGCCAGGTTCAGTTGGCTCTGCTACAGAGTTACCGGCTCTCAGTGAAGCAGATGGCAGAGGATCCAGCAGCAGTCGTACTCTCAGGCAAAAAATCCAAGATGCTATGGGGCAGTGTTTTCCAATAAAGACGCACAGTGCAGCAGCACCGGCACAGGCCTTTTCATCGTCAGCTCCCTGCACCTCCTCCAGGCGGAAGATCCATCTGAGTGAGCTGATGTTGGATGACTGTCCTTTCCCTGTAGGATCAGAGTTGGCTCAGAAATGGTATCTTATTAAGCAACACACAGCCCCCATCACCCAGCCGCCCCTGCTAGATTCTCCGGTAGTGTGCAGTGCTCCAACTTCGACCATGGCCGCTGTGGTGGAGGATGTGGACGACAGGTTACGAGAGCGCAGGCGCATCAGCATCGAACAAGGCGTTGAACCACCGCCCAATGCAGAGATCCATACGTTTGAGGTGACGGCCCAAATTAACCCTCTCTACAAGCATGGCCCTAAGCTGGCTCATGGTATGAATGAATTAACTGGGACTGAGAGAGCCTCTGCTCATCAGCAACAGCAGCTTCTTCTCCAAAGACAGGAGCAACACCAACTCCTGCTTCAGAGCTGTTTGGACACGCTTGATGAGGTTGTGGCCTCAGCCTCGGCCTCCGTCCACAGCTCCGACACGGCCTCTGAACCTTTGGTTGACCCAGAGGTAACGGCGACCGATCTGACTTCTGGAGCCATACTTCCTCCCACTGAGCATAAGAAAATTCCCGATGGCTACCGTATTCACACTCAGATTGATTATATTCACTGTTTAGTTCCAGACCTGCTGCGGATCACCAACCTGCCGTGTTACTGGGGAGTCATGGACCGCTACGAGGCAGAAACGCTGCTGGAGGGAAAGCCCGAGGGCACTTTCCTCCTACGCGACTCTGCCCAGGAAGAGTACCtcttctctgttagcttccgaCGCTACGGCCGCTCGCTACATGCTCGCATTGAACAGTGGAACCACAATTTTAGCTTTGATGTTCACGACCCCAGTGTCTTCCACGCTCCCACAGTCACAGGATTGTTAGAACACTACAAGGATCCAAACTCCTGCATGTTCTTCGAGCCCCTGCTGTCAAACCCCATCCACCGCACACAGCCTTTTAGCTTGCAGCGCATCTGCAGGGCAGTCATAAGCAGCTGTAACACCTATGACGGCATAAACATGCTTCCCATTCCAAATTCTTTGAAAAAACACTTGAAAGAATATCACTATAAACAGAGAGTACGTGTGCGGCGGATGGATACGTGGTGGGAATGA